In Aegilops tauschii subsp. strangulata cultivar AL8/78 chromosome 3, Aet v6.0, whole genome shotgun sequence, one genomic interval encodes:
- the LOC109775331 gene encoding ankyrin repeat protein nuc-2 isoform X2 produces MDMPTAACSPSSSAQPPPSSSGVDVVVDAGNDEERRRLLLDAAIDGNLDLLARMALELLPPAPSATGADVTGVWSTCGRALHLAATNGRTDVCRYLVQDLAIPVDVLSDERETPLLLAATFGHTATAAWLLERGASPRAPDVDGETPLHWAAYNGDRDLAMLLLCKGADVGATNPRGTALHVAAMRGFPEVIRVLLRHGADPNKFASRVFTPLVSSLLGGSVECMKLLIEAGANVHAGGFSGATPLLLACSRRGNIGFVKCLLKAGADPNVPDELGRLPIEIAAVQGGKKLVQLLFPVTRCPPNMVAWSVAGIMSHVNSAAYKERVRKGSCKRKAELKLEGNKAYEIKDYDTAILMYNMALKFDDPNDIDASIYANKSLCWLRLGVGDEALSDAQACIRLWPDWGKGYYRQGEAFRFLQDYASAYAAFVKASELDPQNPKIANALRDLLERTKGASVSRCLEEGVQVQGRSQVLSGPCDQTVQGRGSFVQAVGRGQPLSSGQ; encoded by the exons ATGGACATGCCCACGGCGGCGTGCTCGCCGTCCTCGTCGGCGCAGCCTCCGCCGTCGTCGTCAG GCGTCGATGTGGTCGTTGACGCGGGGAACGACGAGGAACGGCGGCGCCTGCTCCTCGATGCCGCCATCGACGGCAACCTCGACCTCCTCGCCA GGATGGCGCTGGAGTTGCTGCCGCCGGCGCCTAGCGCCACGGGCGCGGACGTCACCGGCGTCTGGTCGACGTGCGGCAGGGCGCTCCACCTGGCCGCGACCAACGGCAGGACGGACGTCTGCCGCTACCTGGTCCAGGACCTCGCCATCCCCGTCGACGTCCTCTCCGACGAGCGCGAGACGCCGCTGCTCCTGGCGGCCACCTTCGGCCACACCGCAACGGCGGCCTGGCTCCTGGAGCGCGGCGCCAGCCCGCGCGCCCCGGACGTCGACGGCGAGACCCCGCTCCACTGGGCCGCTTACAACG GGGATCGCGACCTGGCGATGCTGCTCCTGTGCAAGGGCGCCGACGTGGGCGCGACGAACCCCCGGGGCACGGCGCTCCACGTCGCCGCCATGCGCGGGTTCCCGGAAGTCATCCGCGTCCTGCTGCGCCACGGCGCCGAT CCCAACAAGTTCGCCAGCCGTGTCTTCACGCCCTTGGTCTCGTCGCTTCTTGGTGGCTCCGTGGAATGCATGAAGCTGCTCATTGAG GCTGGGGCTAATGTTCATGCCGGTGGATTCAGTGGAGCGACCCCTCTGTTGTTAGCGTGCAGCCGCCGTGGCAACATCGGATTCGTCAAGTGCTTGTTGAAGGCTGGAGCAGATCCGAACGTTCCTGACGAA CTTGGTAGGTTGCCGATAGAAATTGCCGCGGTCCAAGGTGGAAAAAAACTTGTTCAACTTCTGTTTCCTGTGACTCGATGCCCTCCAAACATGGTTGCCTGGAGTGTTGCTGGCATCATGAGTCATGTGAATTCTGCTGCTTACAAGGAGCGG GTGAGAAAGGGCTCCTGTAAGAGGAAAGCTGAACTAAAACTAGAAGGGAACAAGGCCTACGAAATCAAGGACTACGACACGGCTATACTTATGTACAACATG GCACTGAAGTTCGATGACCCAAACGACATAGATGCATCCATATATGCAAACAAGAGCCTCTGTTGGCTGCGCCTTGGTGTTGGCGACGAGGCGCTTTCGGACGCCCAGGCCTGCATCAGGTTATGGCCTGACTGGGGGAAAGGCTACTACCGCCAAGGAGAGGCCTTCCGCTTCCTGCAG GATTACGCCAGCGCTTACGCCGCGTTTGTCAAGGCATCGGAGCTTGATCCGCAGAACCCTAAGATCGCCAACGCCCTCAG GGATCTCTTGGAGCGCACGAAGGGCGCATCGGTTTCACGGTGCTTGGAGGAAGGGGTGCAAGTGCAAGGAAGAAGCCAGGTT
- the LOC109775331 gene encoding uncharacterized protein isoform X1, giving the protein MDMPTAACSPSSSAQPPPSSSGVDVVVDAGNDEERRRLLLDAAIDGNLDLLARMALELLPPAPSATGADVTGVWSTCGRALHLAATNGRTDVCRYLVQDLAIPVDVLSDERETPLLLAATFGHTATAAWLLERGASPRAPDVDGETPLHWAAYNGDRDLAMLLLCKGADVGATNPRGTALHVAAMRGFPEVIRVLLRHGADPNKFASRVFTPLVSSLLGGSVECMKLLIEAGANVHAGGFSGATPLLLACSRRGNIGFVKCLLKAGADPNVPDELGRLPIEIAAVQGGKKLVQLLFPVTRCPPNMVAWSVAGIMSHVNSAAYKERVRKGSCKRKAELKLEGNKAYEIKDYDTAILMYNMALKFDDPNDIDASIYANKSLCWLRLGVGDEALSDAQACIRLWPDWGKGYYRQGEAFRFLQVIIALLFALPFCASEVQIQLSNTHPSDYASAYAAFVKASELDPQNPKIANALRDLLERTKGASVSRCLEEGVQVQGRSQVLSGPCDQTVQGRGSFVQAVGRGQPLSSGQ; this is encoded by the exons ATGGACATGCCCACGGCGGCGTGCTCGCCGTCCTCGTCGGCGCAGCCTCCGCCGTCGTCGTCAG GCGTCGATGTGGTCGTTGACGCGGGGAACGACGAGGAACGGCGGCGCCTGCTCCTCGATGCCGCCATCGACGGCAACCTCGACCTCCTCGCCA GGATGGCGCTGGAGTTGCTGCCGCCGGCGCCTAGCGCCACGGGCGCGGACGTCACCGGCGTCTGGTCGACGTGCGGCAGGGCGCTCCACCTGGCCGCGACCAACGGCAGGACGGACGTCTGCCGCTACCTGGTCCAGGACCTCGCCATCCCCGTCGACGTCCTCTCCGACGAGCGCGAGACGCCGCTGCTCCTGGCGGCCACCTTCGGCCACACCGCAACGGCGGCCTGGCTCCTGGAGCGCGGCGCCAGCCCGCGCGCCCCGGACGTCGACGGCGAGACCCCGCTCCACTGGGCCGCTTACAACG GGGATCGCGACCTGGCGATGCTGCTCCTGTGCAAGGGCGCCGACGTGGGCGCGACGAACCCCCGGGGCACGGCGCTCCACGTCGCCGCCATGCGCGGGTTCCCGGAAGTCATCCGCGTCCTGCTGCGCCACGGCGCCGAT CCCAACAAGTTCGCCAGCCGTGTCTTCACGCCCTTGGTCTCGTCGCTTCTTGGTGGCTCCGTGGAATGCATGAAGCTGCTCATTGAG GCTGGGGCTAATGTTCATGCCGGTGGATTCAGTGGAGCGACCCCTCTGTTGTTAGCGTGCAGCCGCCGTGGCAACATCGGATTCGTCAAGTGCTTGTTGAAGGCTGGAGCAGATCCGAACGTTCCTGACGAA CTTGGTAGGTTGCCGATAGAAATTGCCGCGGTCCAAGGTGGAAAAAAACTTGTTCAACTTCTGTTTCCTGTGACTCGATGCCCTCCAAACATGGTTGCCTGGAGTGTTGCTGGCATCATGAGTCATGTGAATTCTGCTGCTTACAAGGAGCGG GTGAGAAAGGGCTCCTGTAAGAGGAAAGCTGAACTAAAACTAGAAGGGAACAAGGCCTACGAAATCAAGGACTACGACACGGCTATACTTATGTACAACATG GCACTGAAGTTCGATGACCCAAACGACATAGATGCATCCATATATGCAAACAAGAGCCTCTGTTGGCTGCGCCTTGGTGTTGGCGACGAGGCGCTTTCGGACGCCCAGGCCTGCATCAGGTTATGGCCTGACTGGGGGAAAGGCTACTACCGCCAAGGAGAGGCCTTCCGCTTCCTGCAGGTGATCATCGCACTGCTGTTTGCGCTTCCCTTCTGTGCTTCAGAAGTTCAGATTCAGCTATCCAATACCCACCCATCG GATTACGCCAGCGCTTACGCCGCGTTTGTCAAGGCATCGGAGCTTGATCCGCAGAACCCTAAGATCGCCAACGCCCTCAG GGATCTCTTGGAGCGCACGAAGGGCGCATCGGTTTCACGGTGCTTGGAGGAAGGGGTGCAAGTGCAAGGAAGAAGCCAGGTT
- the LOC109775331 gene encoding ankyrin repeat protein nuc-2 isoform X3, with protein MDMPTAACSPSSSAQPPPSSSGVDVVVDAGNDEERRRLLLDAAIDGNLDLLARMALELLPPAPSATGADVTGVWSTCGRALHLAATNGRTDVCRYLVQDLAIPVDVLSDERETPLLLAATFGHTATAAWLLERGASPRAPDVDGETPLHWAAYNGDRDLAMLLLCKGADVGATNPRGTALHVAAMRGFPEVIRVLLRHGADPNKFASRVFTPLVSSLLGGSVECMKLLIEAGANVHAGGFSGATPLLLACSRRGNIGFVKCLLKAGADPNVPDELGRLPIEIAAVQGGKKLVQLLFPVTRCPPNMVAWSVAGIMSHVNSAAYKERVRKGSCKRKAELKLEGNKAYEIKDYDTAILMYNMALKFDDPNDIDASIYANKSLCWLRLGVGDEALSDAQACIRLWPDWGKGYYRQGEAFRFLQLINLASNPRLC; from the exons ATGGACATGCCCACGGCGGCGTGCTCGCCGTCCTCGTCGGCGCAGCCTCCGCCGTCGTCGTCAG GCGTCGATGTGGTCGTTGACGCGGGGAACGACGAGGAACGGCGGCGCCTGCTCCTCGATGCCGCCATCGACGGCAACCTCGACCTCCTCGCCA GGATGGCGCTGGAGTTGCTGCCGCCGGCGCCTAGCGCCACGGGCGCGGACGTCACCGGCGTCTGGTCGACGTGCGGCAGGGCGCTCCACCTGGCCGCGACCAACGGCAGGACGGACGTCTGCCGCTACCTGGTCCAGGACCTCGCCATCCCCGTCGACGTCCTCTCCGACGAGCGCGAGACGCCGCTGCTCCTGGCGGCCACCTTCGGCCACACCGCAACGGCGGCCTGGCTCCTGGAGCGCGGCGCCAGCCCGCGCGCCCCGGACGTCGACGGCGAGACCCCGCTCCACTGGGCCGCTTACAACG GGGATCGCGACCTGGCGATGCTGCTCCTGTGCAAGGGCGCCGACGTGGGCGCGACGAACCCCCGGGGCACGGCGCTCCACGTCGCCGCCATGCGCGGGTTCCCGGAAGTCATCCGCGTCCTGCTGCGCCACGGCGCCGAT CCCAACAAGTTCGCCAGCCGTGTCTTCACGCCCTTGGTCTCGTCGCTTCTTGGTGGCTCCGTGGAATGCATGAAGCTGCTCATTGAG GCTGGGGCTAATGTTCATGCCGGTGGATTCAGTGGAGCGACCCCTCTGTTGTTAGCGTGCAGCCGCCGTGGCAACATCGGATTCGTCAAGTGCTTGTTGAAGGCTGGAGCAGATCCGAACGTTCCTGACGAA CTTGGTAGGTTGCCGATAGAAATTGCCGCGGTCCAAGGTGGAAAAAAACTTGTTCAACTTCTGTTTCCTGTGACTCGATGCCCTCCAAACATGGTTGCCTGGAGTGTTGCTGGCATCATGAGTCATGTGAATTCTGCTGCTTACAAGGAGCGG GTGAGAAAGGGCTCCTGTAAGAGGAAAGCTGAACTAAAACTAGAAGGGAACAAGGCCTACGAAATCAAGGACTACGACACGGCTATACTTATGTACAACATG GCACTGAAGTTCGATGACCCAAACGACATAGATGCATCCATATATGCAAACAAGAGCCTCTGTTGGCTGCGCCTTGGTGTTGGCGACGAGGCGCTTTCGGACGCCCAGGCCTGCATCAGGTTATGGCCTGACTGGGGGAAAGGCTACTACCGCCAAGGAGAGGCCTTCCGCTTCCTGCAG CTCATCAACCTGGCATCTAATCCGCGCTTGTGTTAG